GATGCGCCGGCTGCGGCCGGCTCGTGTGCGGGCCCGGCAGCACCGCCTGCAAGCCCATGACCCGTATCAGGCGCGCCACCCGCTTGTGGTTGACCGCGTACCCCAAGGTCCGCAGCCAGTCGGTCATCCGCGGCACCCCGTAAAACGGCCGATCGAGATACAGTTCGTCGAGCAGGCGCATCAACGCCAGATTCTCGGCCCGTTCGGGCACCGGCTCGTCGGAGTACGTCGAGCGGGCCAGGCCCGCCAGCGCATATTGCTGCACGATCGACATGGCCGTGGGCTCGGGGTGAATCCATCCGCGTCGGGTCTCCCGGGGCACGCTCAGAGCTTTTTTTGAGCCACTCCAGTTCCATCTTCAGCCGGCCGATCTCCTGGTACAGCGGGGCTGTCACCGCCTCCTCGCTGCGGATCCCGCTTACCGGGCCGCGCCGAAACACCTCCGGCGCGCCGCCAGCAACTGCCGCTTCCAATAGGGAATGACGGTGGGGTGGACGCCATGGGCCGCGCTCAACTCACTCAACGTTCGGACCCCTTTGATCGCCTCCACCGCCACCCGCGCCTTGAACTCCTCCGAATGCGTCTTTCGCTGCTGCGCCATCTGCCCCCTCCCGGTTTTTTGACTTGCCGTTCTACCACAATCTTGGCTTCACGACCTGTCCAAAAAACGGGGGCAACTTCATCTCTAAGGGCAAGAAGGGGAAGCGGTCTTGCCATGGAGGTTTGCTAGACCCGCGAAGAAAAGCAGCTATCCTCACCGCTCCCTACGAAGAAGCTCCGTTCACCTTCCGATAGACCTCGATGATTTCATCCACGTTACCCTCTGTCACGATACGGCCACTTTGCAAAAGAATGGCTCGGTTACACAGGGATTTGATCAACGCATCGGAATGGGAGGCGAGAATCAGAATGCTGGCCCGCGCAATGAGCGCATCCACGCGTTTCTTGGCCTTCTCCGCAAAGCGCGCGTCACCGGCGCCCAGCCCCTCGTCCAAAATAAGAATTTCTGGATCGATTGCCGTCGCAATCGCAAAACCCAATCGAGTCAGCATGCCCGTCGAATAGGTTTTGACAGGTAAGGAAAGATAGTCCCCCAGTTCTGAGAATGCCTCGATGTCCGGGGTTTTCTGCGCAATTTCATCCCGGGTCATCCCGAGAAACAATCCGCAAGTGATGATATTCTCATAGCCCGTGTCATCGGGGTCGAGACCGGGCGACGTGTTAAACAAAGGCGACACCTTGCCCTCGATATAGACTCGTCCTTCACTCGGCTCATAG
This genomic stretch from Nitrospirota bacterium harbors:
- a CDS encoding ABC transporter ATP-binding protein; the encoded protein is MDFPIYGAQKSFRSALRAATGGLIRREGADRHVTVRALDHFSLTVKHGDRLGIIGHNGAGKSTLLRVCAGVYEPSEGRVYIEGKVSPLFNTSPGLDPDDTGYENIITCGLFLGMTRDEIAQKTPDIEAFSELGDYLSLPVKTYSTGMLTRLGFAIATAIDPEILILDEGLGAGDARFAEKAKKRVDALIARASILILASHSDALIKSLCNRAILLQSGRIVTEGNVDEIIEVYRKVNGASS